One Pleurocapsa sp. PCC 7327 DNA segment encodes these proteins:
- the nifJ gene encoding pyruvate:ferredoxin (flavodoxin) oxidoreductase, whose amino-acid sequence MTRRTFATLDANEAVAKVAYKLNEVIAIYPITPASPMGEWADAWSAQGLPNLWGTVPSIAEMQSEGGAAGAVHGALQTGSLTTTFTASQGLLLMIPNMYKIAGELICAVIHVAARSLAAQGLSIFGDHSDVMAVRATGFALLSSASVQEAHDFALIAQAATLKARVPFIHFFDGFRTSHEVQKIELLEDEDLRALIDDDLVLAHRSRAMTPDRPVLRGTAQNPDVYFQARETVNPFYQDCPNIVQEAMDEFAKLTGRQYYLYEYHGDPAAERVIILMGSGCEAVHETVDYLNQQGEKVGVLKVRLYRPFDATRLVAALPKTVKTIAVLDRTKEPGSAGEPLYLDIITALNEEWTRQMPKVVGGRYGLSSKEFNPAMIKGIFDNLAQEKPKNHFTIGIDDDLSHTSLPYDPSFSIEPDSVVRALFYGLGADGTVGANKNSIKIIGEETDNYAQGYFVYDSKKSGAVTVSHLRFGPQPIRSTYLIDKANFIGCHQWNFIEKLDMLTSAAPGATFLLNSPYSAEEVWGHLPIEVQEQIIGKKLKVYAINANKVARESGMSGRINTIMQVCFFALANVLPRDEAIAQIKKAIQKTYGKKGDEIVRMNLQAVDNTLANLHEVSIPDRVTSTAHLKTGLPDEAPAFVRDVLGMMVARRGDELPVSALPCDGTYPTGTSKWEKRNIAEFIPVWDPDVCVQCGKCVMVCPHAVIRGKSYAPAALANAPATFKFTDTKDKDLAGEKFTIQVAPEDCTGCGICVDVCPAKNKSMPSRKAINMEPQLPLREQERENWDFFLKIPNPDRRHLKLNQIRQQQMQEPLFEFSGACAGCGETPYVKLLSQLFGDRALVANATGCSSIYGGNLPTTPWTTNAEGRGPTWSNSLFEDNAEFGMGFRLSIDKQAQYAAELLQKLSDRIGDNLVAEILNADQKSEADIWEQRERVTLLKQKLDELLACELDSNLKSKIQNLKSVADYLVKKSVWIVGGDGWAYDIGFGGLDHVIASGRNVNLLVLDTEVYSNTGGQSSKATPRGAVAKFAAGGKPVPKKDLGLIAMTYGNVYVASVAMGARDEHTLRAFLEAEAYDGPSIIIAYSHCIAHGIDMTTAMNHQKTIVESGRWLLYRYNPDLKKEGKNPLQLDMRSPKLPVGESMYKENRFKMLAKSKPEDAKRLLKEAQQDVDNRWHMYEYLAARPLEVPHSKNGHNGHNGHNGHAQETDEDTTKLSGKA is encoded by the coding sequence ATGACGAGGAGAACATTTGCCACCTTAGACGCGAACGAAGCGGTTGCCAAGGTAGCATACAAACTAAACGAAGTAATTGCCATCTATCCGATCACCCCTGCTTCTCCGATGGGCGAATGGGCTGATGCGTGGTCAGCGCAGGGACTTCCCAACCTCTGGGGAACCGTACCCAGCATTGCAGAGATGCAAAGCGAAGGGGGAGCGGCAGGAGCGGTACACGGTGCTTTGCAAACGGGTTCCCTAACCACCACCTTCACCGCATCCCAGGGATTGTTGTTAATGATCCCGAACATGTACAAGATCGCGGGAGAACTTATCTGCGCCGTCATTCACGTTGCGGCACGCTCTCTCGCCGCTCAAGGGCTATCGATTTTTGGCGACCATAGCGATGTCATGGCAGTGCGAGCTACAGGCTTTGCCTTGCTGAGTTCGGCTTCAGTGCAAGAGGCGCACGACTTTGCCCTCATCGCTCAAGCAGCCACCTTGAAAGCGCGAGTTCCCTTTATTCATTTCTTTGATGGTTTCCGCACCTCCCATGAAGTCCAGAAGATCGAACTGCTAGAGGATGAGGACTTAAGGGCGCTTATCGACGACGATTTAGTCCTAGCACACCGCAGTCGCGCCATGACTCCCGACCGTCCCGTCTTGCGCGGCACCGCTCAAAATCCCGACGTTTACTTCCAGGCAAGAGAAACAGTCAATCCCTTCTATCAAGACTGCCCCAACATCGTTCAAGAGGCAATGGACGAATTCGCCAAGCTAACGGGGCGGCAATACTATCTCTACGAATATCACGGCGACCCAGCAGCAGAGCGCGTCATTATCCTGATGGGTTCCGGTTGCGAAGCGGTACACGAAACCGTCGATTATCTCAACCAGCAGGGCGAGAAAGTTGGCGTTCTCAAGGTACGCTTGTATCGTCCCTTCGATGCAACGCGGTTGGTTGCTGCTTTGCCCAAAACCGTCAAGACCATCGCCGTCCTCGATCGCACCAAAGAACCCGGCAGTGCCGGCGAACCTCTTTATCTCGATATCATCACTGCCCTCAACGAAGAATGGACCCGACAAATGCCCAAGGTAGTTGGAGGACGTTACGGTCTATCCTCCAAAGAATTCAACCCGGCAATGATTAAGGGCATTTTCGACAATCTAGCGCAAGAAAAACCCAAAAATCATTTCACTATCGGGATCGATGACGATCTGAGCCACACTTCGCTCCCCTACGATCCCAGCTTCTCGATCGAACCCGATAGCGTTGTGCGGGCGCTATTCTACGGGTTGGGCGCTGATGGAACCGTCGGAGCTAATAAGAACTCAATTAAGATTATCGGGGAAGAAACCGACAACTACGCCCAGGGTTACTTCGTCTATGACTCCAAAAAATCTGGCGCGGTAACAGTCTCGCACCTGCGCTTTGGTCCCCAACCGATTCGCTCGACCTACCTCATCGACAAGGCAAACTTCATTGGCTGTCACCAGTGGAATTTTATCGAAAAACTCGATATGCTGACATCGGCTGCCCCTGGCGCGACCTTCCTATTGAATAGTCCCTACAGTGCCGAGGAAGTCTGGGGACATCTGCCCATCGAGGTACAAGAGCAGATTATTGGTAAAAAGCTAAAAGTGTACGCCATCAATGCCAACAAAGTCGCTCGCGAAAGCGGCATGAGCGGACGAATCAACACGATCATGCAGGTATGTTTCTTTGCCCTAGCTAACGTATTGCCTAGAGATGAAGCGATCGCGCAGATCAAAAAAGCGATTCAAAAAACCTACGGCAAGAAAGGCGACGAGATCGTCCGCATGAACCTGCAAGCAGTAGACAATACCCTTGCCAATCTACACGAAGTGTCAATTCCCGATCGAGTCACCAGCACCGCACACCTGAAAACAGGACTTCCCGATGAGGCTCCCGCCTTTGTACGCGACGTTCTCGGCATGATGGTAGCGCGGCGAGGCGACGAGCTTCCTGTCAGCGCCCTACCCTGCGACGGCACTTATCCGACGGGCACGTCTAAATGGGAAAAACGCAATATTGCTGAATTTATTCCAGTTTGGGATCCTGATGTCTGCGTTCAGTGCGGCAAATGCGTCATGGTTTGTCCCCACGCGGTTATTCGAGGGAAGAGTTACGCTCCAGCCGCATTAGCCAACGCGCCAGCTACCTTTAAGTTTACCGATACCAAAGATAAAGACCTTGCCGGCGAAAAATTCACCATCCAAGTCGCGCCGGAAGACTGCACGGGTTGCGGGATCTGCGTAGACGTTTGTCCTGCCAAGAATAAATCCATGCCGTCGCGCAAAGCGATTAACATGGAACCACAGCTACCTCTGCGCGAGCAAGAGCGAGAAAACTGGGATTTCTTCCTCAAAATCCCCAATCCCGATCGCCGTCATCTAAAACTGAATCAAATCCGCCAGCAACAGATGCAAGAACCTTTATTTGAGTTCTCTGGCGCCTGTGCCGGTTGCGGCGAAACGCCTTACGTTAAGTTATTGTCGCAATTATTCGGCGATCGCGCTTTGGTTGCCAACGCGACGGGTTGCTCCTCCATCTACGGCGGCAACTTGCCCACTACACCTTGGACGACCAACGCCGAAGGTCGCGGTCCCACCTGGTCGAACAGCCTCTTTGAAGACAACGCCGAATTCGGTATGGGTTTCCGCCTTTCCATCGACAAGCAAGCGCAATATGCTGCCGAACTGTTGCAGAAATTGAGCGATCGGATTGGAGATAATCTCGTTGCGGAAATTCTCAACGCCGACCAGAAATCCGAAGCGGATATTTGGGAACAACGCGAGCGAGTTACCCTGCTCAAACAGAAGTTAGATGAGTTACTTGCTTGCGAATTAGACTCCAATCTAAAATCCAAAATCCAAAATCTAAAATCGGTTGCCGATTATTTGGTCAAAAAGAGCGTCTGGATCGTCGGCGGCGACGGCTGGGCGTATGACATTGGTTTCGGCGGTCTCGATCACGTTATTGCCAGCGGTCGCAACGTCAACCTCTTGGTACTGGATACCGAAGTGTACTCTAACACGGGCGGTCAATCTTCTAAAGCGACTCCGCGCGGCGCAGTAGCCAAGTTTGCCGCAGGCGGTAAACCCGTGCCCAAGAAAGACTTGGGTCTGATTGCCATGACCTACGGCAACGTCTACGTCGCCAGCGTCGCCATGGGGGCGCGAGACGAGCATACGCTGCGAGCATTCCTAGAGGCAGAAGCCTACGACGGACCATCCATCATTATTGCTTACTCGCACTGTATAGCTCACGGCATTGACATGACAACGGCGATGAACCACCAGAAAACTATCGTCGAAAGCGGTCGCTGGTTGCTGTACCGTTACAATCCCGACCTGAAGAAGGAAGGCAAGAATCCATTGCAGTTGGATATGCGATCGCCCAAGCTGCCAGTAGGCGAGTCTATGTATAAAGAAAACCGCTTCAAGATGCTCGCCAAGAGCAAGCCGGAAGATGCCAAACGCTTGCTCAAGGAAGCTCAACAAGACGTAGACAATCGCTGGCACATGTACGAGTATCTCGCTGCTCGTCCGTTAGAAGTTCCCCATAGCAAGAACGGACATAACGGACATAACGGACACAACGGACATGCCCAAGAAACGGACGAGGACACGACAAAGCTGAGCGGGAAAGCATAG
- a CDS encoding dihydroorotate dehydrogenase-like protein has translation MDLTTTYMGLKLRSPLVVGAAAPLTEDIDNIKRMEDAGAAAVVLHSLFEEQLRQEQLELHHHLEYKTYSYAESLTFYPEQEVFHVGPEEYLKHIRKAKETTNIPIIASLNGLTPGGWTDYAKQIEQAGADALELNIYYVPTDLDLPGSQVEQTYLSILRAVKSVVNIPVAIKLSPFFSNTANMAKQLVETGADALVLFNRFYQPDIDIENLEVQANVLLSTPQAMRLPMRWIAILYGRIQADLAATSGIHKAHDVLKMLMAGASITMLVSVLLRHGIREIASIEEGMRHWMEEHEYESVKQMQGSMSQINCPDESAFERAQYMKAVQTYNPERLLI, from the coding sequence ATGGATTTAACGACCACTTATATGGGATTGAAGCTGCGATCGCCCCTCGTCGTTGGCGCGGCAGCCCCGCTAACCGAAGATATCGACAACATCAAGCGAATGGAGGATGCGGGAGCGGCAGCGGTCGTATTGCATTCGTTATTCGAGGAACAACTTAGGCAAGAACAGCTTGAATTACACCACCACCTCGAATACAAAACCTATAGCTATGCCGAATCCCTAACCTTTTACCCCGAACAAGAAGTCTTTCACGTCGGACCGGAGGAATATCTCAAGCACATTCGCAAGGCAAAGGAAACGACCAACATTCCCATTATCGCCAGCCTCAACGGTTTGACCCCTGGCGGCTGGACTGACTATGCCAAGCAAATCGAACAGGCGGGCGCAGATGCACTGGAATTAAACATCTATTACGTGCCGACCGATCTGGATCTGCCCGGTTCTCAAGTCGAGCAAACTTATCTGTCTATTCTGCGTGCCGTCAAATCGGTAGTCAATATTCCTGTTGCCATCAAATTGAGTCCTTTCTTCAGCAACACGGCAAATATGGCAAAACAGCTCGTCGAAACAGGAGCAGACGCGCTGGTTTTGTTTAACCGCTTTTACCAACCCGACATCGATATCGAAAACTTGGAAGTGCAAGCCAACGTCCTGTTAAGTACGCCCCAAGCAATGCGCTTGCCCATGCGCTGGATTGCCATTCTCTACGGTCGCATTCAAGCCGATCTAGCCGCAACTAGCGGCATCCACAAAGCGCATGACGTGTTGAAAATGCTAATGGCTGGCGCGAGTATCACGATGTTAGTCAGCGTGTTGCTGCGTCACGGAATCCGGGAGATTGCGTCGATTGAAGAGGGAATGCGTCATTGGATGGAAGAACACGAATATGAGTCGGTCAAACAAATGCAGGGCAGTATGAGCCAAATCAATTGTCCCGACGAGAGTGCTTTTGAACGCGCCCAATATATGAAAGCCGTTCAAACGTATAATCCAGAGCGATTGCTTATTTGA
- a CDS encoding ATP-dependent 6-phosphofructokinase: MTKRIGILTSGGDCPGLNMAIRAVVCHATSAYGWEVLGIPYATQGLLEKKAISLNLHGLDLHGIDPLLSMGGTILGSTNKGDTLARRDELDASYRALGLDALIVIGGDGSLTILREVARKGGWNLVGIPKTIDNDVALTERAIGFDTAVNTVTDALTRLTYTAASHDRVMVVEVMGRMAGHLALYSGIAGGADAILIPEIPYSVPKLCQKLQELRDKWGRKFALVVVAEGAKTAEGALSCYTDSLGEVRLRGIGQYITEQIPACSSTPIETRLTILGHVQRGGIPSAGDRALAAIFGTAAVDLVAREQFDRMVAWQNGEVVSVPLEAVIAQSPALVDPNGCLVQTARDLGIYIGENEYVTASSQSQLAQSLVKSS, from the coding sequence ATGACCAAACGCATCGGTATTCTGACCAGTGGTGGGGACTGTCCGGGTTTAAATATGGCGATTCGAGCCGTCGTCTGTCATGCTACGAGTGCTTATGGGTGGGAAGTCCTCGGCATTCCCTATGCTACTCAGGGGTTGCTGGAGAAAAAAGCGATTTCTTTAAATTTACATGGCTTGGATTTGCACGGCATCGATCCCTTGTTGAGCATGGGGGGAACGATTCTGGGTTCGACCAATAAAGGAGATACGCTGGCAAGGAGAGACGAACTAGATGCCAGCTATCGGGCGCTTGGGTTGGATGCTCTAATTGTCATTGGCGGCGACGGCAGCTTGACGATTCTTAGAGAAGTCGCCCGCAAAGGAGGCTGGAATCTCGTTGGCATCCCCAAAACCATTGATAACGACGTGGCATTAACCGAACGCGCGATCGGATTTGATACGGCAGTCAATACGGTAACGGATGCTCTGACTCGCTTGACCTACACCGCAGCCAGCCACGATCGGGTTATGGTCGTCGAAGTCATGGGGCGCATGGCGGGACATCTGGCCTTGTATTCCGGTATTGCAGGCGGTGCCGATGCCATCTTAATTCCGGAGATTCCCTACTCAGTGCCAAAACTGTGTCAAAAACTCCAAGAATTGCGCGATAAGTGGGGACGGAAATTTGCCCTCGTCGTCGTCGCCGAAGGCGCGAAAACCGCAGAAGGAGCGCTCAGTTGCTATACTGACTCCCTCGGCGAAGTCCGCTTGCGCGGCATCGGTCAATACATTACCGAGCAAATTCCTGCTTGTAGCAGTACCCCGATTGAAACTCGCTTGACGATTTTGGGTCACGTCCAGCGCGGCGGCATTCCTTCGGCAGGCGATCGCGCTCTAGCGGCTATTTTTGGCACGGCTGCTGTCGATTTGGTGGCGCGAGAACAATTCGATCGCATGGTGGCTTGGCAAAACGGCGAAGTCGTCAGCGTTCCCCTCGAAGCGGTCATCGCTCAGAGTCCTGCTTTGGTCGATCCCAACGGCTGTTTAGTGCAAACGGCGCGAGATCTAGGTATTTATATCGGCGAGAACGAGTATGTTACCGCATCATCTCAATCCCAACTGGCACAAAGTCTGGTGAAATCCTCATAG
- the ppk1 gene encoding polyphosphate kinase 1, which translates to MSKTKTTSPEIDLKDPQYYINREISWLEFNRRVLHEALDPRTPLLERLKFSAIFSSNLDEFFMVRVAGLKQQVEAGVTKLTPDGLTPSEQLEAISDRLRPLVRQQDQHFEHELREQLNAEGIHIINYVDLNQEQRTYLQQYFEEYIFPVLTPLAIDPSHPFPYISNLSLNLAVIVRDPDTDEELFARVKVPNVLPRFISLPKELRQQSANKQSIWSGVPLEQAIAHNLEALFPGTIVQECHPFRVTRNADLSVEEDEADDLMLAIEQELRKRRVGKSAVRLEIQTSMPENLRNRLMHDLRLEEIDVYDVEGLLGLKDLMFFVSMPCPELKDPPWSPVVPAWLSRTQDISSRDRGDDTQEGEDIFTLIRNSDRLLHHPYQSFSATVEEFITQAAYDPKVLAIKMTLYRTSGDSPIVNALIAAAENGKQVAVLVELKARFDEENNITWARKLEQAGVHVVYGLVGLKTHTKIVLVVRQESNKIRRYVHIGTGNYNSKTAKLYTDLGLLSCREELGADLTDLFNFLTGYSRQKSYRKLLVAPVNMRDRMVAMIRREAEHCRKGKSGRIVAKMNALVDAQIIETLYEASQAGVQIDLIIRGICCLRPGIEGVSENIRVISIIGRFLEHSRIFYFQNGGEEEVYIGSADWMTRNLSRRVEAVTPIDDPEIAKELEEILGIMLSDNRQAWELQPDGSYIQRHPTDSEREQSSHKILMEMAMRSAGI; encoded by the coding sequence ATGTCGAAAACCAAAACCACTTCCCCGGAGATCGATCTCAAAGATCCGCAATACTATATCAATCGAGAAATAAGCTGGCTAGAGTTCAATCGTCGCGTTTTACACGAAGCCCTCGACCCGCGCACCCCTCTCCTAGAACGCCTCAAATTTTCTGCAATTTTTAGCTCGAATCTGGATGAATTTTTTATGGTGCGAGTGGCAGGGTTAAAACAGCAGGTAGAAGCTGGGGTAACGAAACTAACGCCGGACGGCCTGACTCCCAGCGAACAACTAGAAGCGATTAGCGATCGCCTGCGTCCTTTGGTCAGGCAACAAGACCAGCATTTTGAGCACGAACTCAGAGAGCAGTTAAACGCCGAGGGCATTCATATTATTAATTACGTCGATCTCAATCAAGAACAGCGCACCTATCTCCAGCAGTACTTTGAAGAATATATTTTTCCCGTCCTCACGCCACTGGCGATCGACCCCAGCCATCCCTTTCCCTACATTTCCAACTTAAGCCTCAATTTAGCAGTCATCGTTAGAGATCCCGATACCGATGAGGAATTATTCGCCCGCGTCAAAGTCCCCAACGTTCTGCCTCGTTTCATTTCTCTGCCGAAAGAATTGCGACAGCAGTCTGCCAACAAACAGTCGATTTGGTCGGGCGTTCCCTTAGAACAAGCGATCGCTCACAATCTCGAAGCCCTGTTTCCCGGCACGATCGTTCAGGAATGCCATCCGTTCCGAGTCACTCGCAACGCCGATCTATCGGTAGAAGAAGACGAAGCTGACGATTTAATGCTGGCGATCGAACAGGAACTGCGCAAGCGACGAGTGGGAAAATCTGCCGTTCGCCTGGAAATTCAAACCTCAATGCCAGAAAACCTCCGAAACCGACTCATGCACGATCTGAGGTTAGAAGAGATCGATGTCTACGACGTAGAAGGGTTGCTCGGACTCAAAGATTTAATGTTTTTTGTGTCCATGCCCTGCCCGGAATTGAAAGATCCGCCCTGGTCGCCCGTCGTTCCCGCTTGGCTGTCGCGCACTCAAGATATTAGCAGTCGCGATCGCGGTGACGACACTCAAGAAGGCGAAGATATTTTTACCCTCATTCGCAACTCGGATCGATTGCTTCACCACCCTTATCAGTCTTTTAGCGCTACGGTCGAGGAATTTATTACCCAAGCGGCATACGATCCCAAGGTACTGGCAATCAAAATGACGCTGTATCGGACTTCTGGGGATTCGCCCATCGTTAATGCCTTGATCGCCGCCGCCGAAAATGGAAAACAGGTAGCCGTCCTAGTGGAACTGAAAGCTCGTTTTGATGAAGAAAATAATATTACCTGGGCTAGGAAGCTAGAGCAAGCTGGCGTTCACGTCGTCTACGGGTTGGTTGGTTTGAAAACCCACACCAAAATCGTTTTGGTAGTTCGTCAGGAGAGCAACAAAATTCGCCGCTACGTTCACATCGGCACGGGTAACTACAATTCCAAAACGGCGAAGCTGTACACGGATTTAGGACTGTTAAGCTGTCGAGAAGAATTGGGTGCCGATTTAACCGATTTATTTAATTTCCTAACGGGATATTCTCGGCAAAAATCCTATCGCAAGTTGTTGGTTGCTCCGGTTAACATGCGCGATCGCATGGTTGCAATGATTCGTCGCGAGGCAGAACACTGTCGCAAAGGGAAAAGCGGACGCATCGTCGCCAAAATGAATGCATTAGTCGATGCTCAAATTATCGAAACGCTCTACGAAGCTTCCCAAGCCGGAGTACAAATTGACCTCATTATTAGAGGAATTTGCTGCCTGCGTCCCGGTATTGAAGGAGTCAGCGAAAATATCCGCGTTATCAGCATTATCGGTCGCTTTTTGGAGCATTCTCGCATTTTTTACTTCCAAAATGGCGGCGAAGAAGAAGTTTATATCGGCAGTGCAGACTGGATGACGCGCAACTTGAGTCGCCGAGTAGAAGCCGTTACTCCTATAGACGATCCGGAGATTGCCAAGGAGTTAGAAGAAATCCTGGGAATTATGCTCTCAGACAACCGCCAAGCCTGGGAATTGCAACCCGATGGCAGCTATATTCAACGCCATCCAACAGACAGCGAACGCGAGCAAAGTTCTCATAAGATCTTGATGGAAATGGCAATGCGATCGGCAGGAATTTAG
- a CDS encoding CBS domain-containing protein: MTKTVADVMTPNPIAVKPQTPLNEAIKLLCEKHISGMPVVDDAGKLVGVISESDLMWQETGVEPPPYIMILDSVIYLQNPARYEKEIHKALGQTVGEVMTDKPISITPDRSLKEAARIMHEKKIRRLVVVDGEDGKAIGILTQGDIIRAMADS, encoded by the coding sequence ATGACTAAAACCGTCGCCGATGTCATGACCCCCAACCCGATCGCGGTCAAGCCGCAAACTCCACTCAATGAAGCAATTAAGCTTCTGTGTGAGAAACATATTAGCGGTATGCCCGTCGTGGACGATGCTGGAAAATTGGTCGGCGTTATTTCGGAATCAGACTTAATGTGGCAGGAAACTGGCGTGGAACCGCCGCCCTATATTATGATTCTCGATAGCGTCATCTATCTGCAAAATCCCGCCCGTTACGAAAAAGAAATTCATAAAGCCTTGGGACAAACGGTTGGCGAGGTGATGACCGATAAACCCATTAGCATTACCCCCGATCGCTCTCTCAAAGAAGCCGCCCGCATTATGCACGAAAAGAAAATCCGACGCTTGGTCGTGGTTGACGGAGAGGATGGCAAAGCGATCGGCATTTTAACTCAGGGCGATATCATTCGCGCGATGGCGGATAGCTAG
- a CDS encoding L-threonylcarbamoyladenylate synthase — protein sequence MATIYSLHPQNPQQRTIDEICNALRRGSVMLYPTDTVYAIGCDLNSKSAVERVRQLKQLSNDKPLTFLCSSLSNISEYAIVSDSAYRIMKHLIPGPYTFLLPATKLVPKLVMNPKRKTTGIRVPDHAVCQAILQTLGNPIISSSAHLPDEEGEFPTLKLEKAKLFDALDKSVDIIIDDDSDPGVEVSTILDLTEEEPVVVRKGLGWEEVEHWLTPLS from the coding sequence ATGGCTACTATCTACTCCCTTCATCCCCAAAATCCCCAGCAACGTACCATTGACGAAATTTGCAATGCGCTTAGGCGTGGCTCGGTCATGCTCTACCCTACCGATACCGTCTATGCAATTGGCTGCGATCTTAACTCCAAATCGGCAGTCGAACGGGTTAGGCAACTGAAACAGCTATCCAACGATAAGCCGCTAACTTTCCTGTGTTCGTCACTCTCAAATATTTCTGAATATGCCATCGTCAGCGATTCGGCTTATCGAATTATGAAGCATTTAATTCCGGGGCCTTATACCTTTCTACTTCCTGCGACTAAATTAGTCCCCAAACTGGTGATGAACCCCAAGCGCAAAACCACCGGCATTCGCGTTCCCGATCATGCCGTATGTCAAGCGATTTTACAGACGCTGGGCAATCCGATTATTTCCAGTTCGGCTCATTTGCCCGACGAAGAAGGGGAGTTTCCCACCCTCAAACTAGAGAAAGCAAAACTATTTGATGCGCTTGATAAGTCGGTGGATATTATTATCGACGATGATTCCGATCCTGGCGTTGAGGTTTCTACGATTTTGGATTTGACCGAGGAAGAACCTGTCGTTGTTAGAAAAGGCTTGGGATGGGAAGAGGTGGAGCATTGGCTGACTCCGCTAAGCTGA
- the larC gene encoding nickel pincer cofactor biosynthesis protein LarC, with translation MKKLAYLECQTGIAGDMCLGALVDAGVPLEYLSEQLKKLGIEREYSLWAEKVRRNGQVATKVHVDVYAEPSDSHKHYNHERHHDHRHRARHLPEIEQLIQAASLPPRAAEWSLKVFRQLAIAEGAVHGIAPQKVHFHEVGATDAIVDIVGTCLGLDWLGIDELHCSAMPTGGGTVKAAHGILPVPVPAVMRLWEARQVPVYSNGIDKELVTPTGAAIAATLATHFGAPPAMSLERIGLGAGSRDLPIPNILRLWLGRSLGTLSTNQETISVLETQIDDLSPQAIGYVFEELFKVGALDVFTVAIGMKKSRPGILLTVICHPEKVSACEAVLFRETTTLGIRHLTQQRSILQREIHEVKTIFGTVRIKVATQGTEPEKTILNVQPEYEDCAELARNSNQPWHVIHQMALAAWYGQNDAR, from the coding sequence ATGAAAAAGTTAGCCTATCTTGAATGCCAAACAGGAATTGCTGGCGATATGTGTTTGGGCGCTCTCGTCGATGCGGGCGTGCCGTTAGAATATCTAAGCGAACAGCTCAAGAAGTTAGGAATAGAGCGAGAATATAGTTTGTGGGCAGAAAAAGTTCGTCGCAACGGACAGGTAGCCACAAAAGTTCATGTCGATGTCTATGCCGAACCAAGCGACAGCCACAAACATTATAACCACGAACGTCACCACGACCATCGCCACCGAGCAAGACATTTACCTGAAATCGAACAACTCATTCAAGCTGCTTCGCTACCCCCAAGGGCAGCCGAATGGAGTCTTAAGGTGTTTCGCCAACTCGCGATCGCCGAGGGAGCCGTTCACGGGATTGCGCCACAGAAAGTTCACTTTCATGAAGTTGGGGCAACCGATGCCATTGTCGATATTGTCGGAACTTGTTTAGGCTTGGATTGGTTGGGAATTGATGAATTGCATTGCTCTGCTATGCCCACGGGCGGTGGTACGGTAAAAGCTGCTCATGGGATTTTACCCGTTCCCGTTCCCGCTGTGATGAGATTGTGGGAAGCTCGTCAAGTTCCAGTTTACAGCAACGGCATCGATAAGGAATTAGTCACGCCAACTGGCGCTGCGATCGCGGCGACTCTGGCTACTCATTTTGGCGCTCCCCCGGCGATGAGTCTCGAACGCATTGGCTTGGGAGCGGGTTCGCGAGATTTACCCATTCCCAATATTCTCAGACTTTGGCTCGGTCGCTCGCTAGGAACGCTATCCACTAACCAAGAAACGATTTCGGTATTAGAAACGCAAATTGATGACCTCAGCCCCCAGGCGATCGGCTATGTTTTTGAGGAATTATTTAAGGTGGGTGCCTTAGATGTTTTTACAGTTGCTATTGGCATGAAAAAATCCCGTCCGGGGATTTTATTAACGGTTATTTGTCATCCCGAAAAGGTTTCCGCTTGCGAAGCGGTACTCTTTAGAGAAACGACTACTCTGGGAATTCGACATCTAACGCAACAGCGATCGATCTTACAGCGAGAAATTCACGAGGTAAAAACAATTTTTGGCACGGTAAGAATCAAAGTCGCCACTCAAGGAACCGAACCAGAGAAAACGATTTTAAACGTGCAACCGGAATACGAAGATTGTGCCGAATTAGCCAGGAATTCTAATCAGCCTTGGCACGTGATTCACCAAATGGCTTTGGCTGCGTGGTACGGTCAAAATGATGCTCGATAA
- a CDS encoding FkbM family methyltransferase: protein MGSDIRDIALSDRTGKVSFYIDKHRSGFSGLRKHRKRDDLVTKVEVQCDSLDNILDPDRQVDFIKIDVEGGELAILRGAANTLSKYHPLLLFECCRSGLSAFGFTSKQAFEFLTQHSYSIYLLKDFFADGKALSFE, encoded by the coding sequence CTGGGGTCCGATATTAGAGATATTGCCTTAAGCGATAGGACAGGCAAAGTTTCTTTTTATATTGATAAGCATCGGTCTGGCTTTAGCGGACTGAGGAAGCATAGAAAAAGAGACGATCTAGTTACAAAAGTAGAAGTTCAATGCGATAGCCTTGACAATATTTTAGACCCCGATCGCCAGGTCGATTTCATAAAAATTGATGTAGAAGGAGGAGAATTAGCCATTCTTCGCGGCGCTGCAAATACTTTATCTAAGTATCATCCTTTGTTGCTCTTTGAGTGTTGTCGATCGGGACTTTCTGCCTTCGGTTTTACCTCTAAACAAGCCTTCGAGTTTTTAACTCAACATTCATACTCAATCTATTTACTTAAAGATTTTTTTGCCGATGGCAAAGCTTTAAGTTTTGAATGA